The DNA region TCCAATTATTGCATTCACCGAATTTGTTGAATAAGGCTTCTACTTTCCACTCTAGGCGGCTCTCAATGGTGTCGATGGTGTAGCCTATGTTGATGAGCTTCGTACTATGGTCTTGTAAATTCTCAAAGTTGTTTAAAACTTGATTGTTGATGGCATTGATTGATTCCTCCAAGCGTGTAATGTCCTTGGTAATAGTCTCGAGTTTAGCTCCAAACTCAATACTCATcttatccaacttagcattaagaactttatcagcctcctcttgacttgatataagttcatccatcatcttcatgagcttgtctTCATTGTAAGAACTCCTTGCAGTGATAGGTTTTCGATTGTcatagaaaaagttttcattgacATCGACATTCATAACTTCTTGCGGATCAAGGTGATGGTCCGTTGCAAAGCATGGCACGTCCGTGTGGTACGGAGTGTAAGAATGGTCAGCTCGGCAGTAAGCTGGTCCAAGTGGTGCTCGTTCTTGAGGTGGTCGAGTAAATGAACAGCGACAAGGTCGCCTAAGTGTTGGTAAAATGCTTGGTCGAGAGTGACCAATGCTTGTACCTTGCAGCGAGTGGGCTTGCGGACCGTATGAGTCTCCGTCCGTGGCTCGGTAATGTGACATGAGCTCAGCAATAGTAATGTTCTCAAAATCTCCTGGGAGAGCGTCgaggttcatcctcaaggtctcctgaaagaatgaaaaacaaaaagaaaaattaaaaagcaagttGTCCTAGACGATACTCTAGTCcctagactcttgtaaacaaAAATCTCTCCCCGGaaacggcgccaaaaagctttgatatgtgtggtttttcacttcaaatcttttaccttaaaaagaccacacaactgctgaaagtgcacagctaatcgatAGAGAGTTGTTGTTCAACGGAATCTGACGGAGgtaagtaaggctaggactcaataaaaatagttttttggttttcacggttgtagcaagcaaatgaatgtaaataaaagcaagtaaaataaatgaaacaagcgttgggcatcaaggggaatcgcaggggttcaatgatctatctatctaggaaagtttagggttagtttgtttatctaaaacttggactacgaaacactaatgaaccgttaacttaaagttctcaagctaaccgtctaagatcactaCACTCCATTACTCAACTGTcacaggcaacgacgcatagatcaaagtaTTTAAAACatgttcgattctaatccatggaattccataggtaaggggtatgtgcttcttATGTCTCCCCatacatctaagctaggtcaagcacacatgcaagcttttggcaaagcacacacactttagatcatagttagttcatgaggctaacttaaagcattaagtaaagacttagaattaaagcatagaataaacagatttaaatctaacaaaccctaaaaattgccacctaaactaagatcatctcccccatttgatttatccctttaaacccaactagaaaaatactctagcatgtttaagggaatcatcaaagcaagttttaaacaattcataaacataaaagaataaatagagaaaagggttttatatattacttcaatgattgtcaaacaaagttgtaggatcttctcccttagaaacaaagtataaagcaaatagaatagaaagagttggtggatctcaaagcttcaaagagagggacGAGGGAGAGGTCTGgacgtcggctgctcctctggtcgtgtctcttagctgctccaatgattgcacactctaaaccctaggtttagaatagtatttatagggttttgtctaggtttagggttttgttagggtagaaacgtcttctcttgttaagtgcatggcaaggggcggcgtaggaagcttctagaacggtggtgaagacttggactgggccgccgtggtggtAGCTGGTaaggccttcaataaaagcccattggcttgatggttctTCTTATGTTGGTTtgtaacacgtctcggtaaatcgggcataacttccggattgacttgattctacttcgaggagaaagatgactctctcagctttccatagacaccaagtacgtTTAAATGTGAGTTCTGGAAGTGCATCAAACGTTGCTCGTACTGTAAAGCtttgaaactttcctaaaacgtattttccttgccttATGGTCCTTTtgctagaaaacctgtaaaacctttttgaaacctaaaatacttgataatagacattaaagccttgaaatcatatcaaactcatcctaaatgcatactaaaactatagctaaaatgggtaaaataatgatgttatcaatcAGTTTATGTACGAAGAGACTCATCATCTCTGAACGTAGAACATAATCTTAACAAACAATTACGATCTTAAATAAACATTTAGTTTCCTTATTCAAAGATTCACTTCCTATATTTAGtgatctcttaaattttctGAGTATGCATTCTACTTTTTTGTAGTATATATCTACTAATTTTCTCAGAGATAGagtaaaaagaataaatcaTATTCTAACGTTTTCTGAGCATAGAGTAAATCGTACAAggtttatattaaaaagtttagaaCATAGAGTAAACCGTAGAATACATACCCTGAATATTGTAGAATTTTGAATTTCGGACtactaaactatttagaacaaaaATCTTTTCTGAAATTAGTATAACATGTACAAAATGTTAGAATACAAAATCCGTTTTTTTCAGAACAGTagaaaacattttctaaatattttatatcaaattttatttatcaaaaaaaataactcatacaatcttttttttttgtaaaaaaatatattacctcTATAATTGTATATCTACTTATTTTCctatatctatcttaacatttttgaagtacatttttgtgtcatcctctcttatctttgtatccaaacaagtctcaactaaattctctacaatccttacaaccaaacacaatcatttccttatttgataatattaatttctcaaaaactatCTCCctattttaaatcaatatgttagattaaaatataattctccttgaacttttatttaatcttacatttaattattttaattactatttaatacataaagttaataaaattttagatttttttcagcatatgatgtgatttgaatttttataaaaggatatatatttttaaaattttcttaggatatttataaccaaacaagtatatccacatatagagctcgaaatacatttttaaagtacaatagggtgccatcactttttggctttttgccaacttcgggtcagatttttaactaaaattataaccgattcaattattcGGATCTTCCTTAAGATTACagaatattttgggccggtttttaatccatatCGTACTtattacatccaattaatgccaattaatgcacattgtatcttaggaaagatcTAATTTACATGCCGAATTTTTAGGGCTGAGtatgacaaaaagaattgataacacaaattctgtaatcacatccctataatatagcatCCCTGTAATCACATCTCTATAagttcttattagctttaaatgtatactattaatccaataatatcaattgagaatcaaaataaaaatatgtcatatcattcattcctaaatcataactaaccaaatcataaaggggggtgtattcaacttgacattttaagtgatttatgtaaaagttacaaatcatatgttattcaatcatggattttaaaaagtctcatgaagtccactgttattcaactgatgatttaaaaatctattttgaaatccactgttattcaaaacagtttgtggatttgaattttaataagttttagggattatggaggattttgaaggatttgtttagttaaaaatacagaaatacaaatctcatggttttaggtgggatttgaaaggaattttaccataaatcatatcaactcccctaaaatctatcaaaattccaaatgttctaaatctcatcaaatcctccaaaatcattgtttcaatacaccccccccccccaaaatgtatattctcaacttgcgaatcaagagtttataCAAAACCTATCTACTaccgttaacagtatatatatcgATGCAATTCACCATCGACTACAAGCAGGGCCGGCTCAAATTTTTTTGGGACCTtttgtccaattttttttttccacaaaactGATGTTCTATTTGcaaaatttcaaactttaagactctaaattactaaatatctaaaatataggGCCTTAAaccttaaataaaaaattaaaaaaaaaaataggagacATGGTGCAAAAGCACCGCCTGCACTGCCTCTAAGTCGGCCCAGACTACAAGCACCACTAAATTATGACagtatcatatcaacaaaataatagattcCGTGGTACACttcttataactttttaaatttaggtttattaatttgtatgggtattttatgtaaaaatgatcattttaaaaaaaggtgtatatggacaaaaaaaaatttagtgatctttttttttttttcaatttttgttttttttttcatgtctcggaactaaaaaaattataatacattctaaattatgatttttttatgtcaaataaTTAACTTATCTAACATGCTAATAACCGGCCAAGGAAATCGATTTAATTGTATAAATCCAACATGTTAATAACCGGCCAAGGAAAATCGAGAAGACAAATAGATAATTAGATCCATGCATATTCCCGATgacataacttaaaaaaaaaaaaccattcgaCCAGTTTAGAATACAATTATGTCAAACAGAAAATTATGTTAAAACGTAAcctgttgtaaataaaaattcaaaccgCTATCAACTAGCAAGTGTTAGAATATAGGAAATGGTCTACCCAAACCATTTCCAGAAACTCCAATGTTCAAGAGTTAAATCAAATACTTTATCAAATACTTTAATAGACAAATGTATCAACTAAACCCATATGAAAATAATTGAGACATTAGATTTAATCAGTCATAATCTGTTGACGTAAAAAAATCTGAGTTGATTATAATAAGTAACAATATctaaatttcagaaaaaaaataaggattTGTCTATTGAAAGGCATAAAGTTTGTTTActttgtcgaaatttttttgaGTTGGTGCATCTTTGGTTTTATAGTGAGGTTTATTAATATAGTTTCTTATTGATGATGGAAATATGTTTGATAACGAATCTTGTAAAAATTGGTGAGAAAGCATAATATCTTGGAAAATCTGACAATTACGATTTAACATTTGGATTCTTAATTTTCGTGTATGTATACTAATTAGTTTCTAAAACGCTATgtgtgggtttatttgatatattttgataaaaattatatataattgattacggtaataaaatattatctcataaaaaaattaaacttagtactaagaaaaaaattaaatttcagatacactattttttaaaatataaaaattagttgtattataaaatcaaatctgattaaaaaaacataaatttaacttgatgTCCAGGcaaggcaaatcaaactgatgacctcacatatcctaaaccattttctttgaccaccagaacaacgaaataattttataatcatgaatttaactcgttttcatatttaattgatcgctaccacctatgttttcgtgttttttatttaatattttcttattgttcatattcttttttgtcattttcattgtcaaattttgtgttaattgtcatcgtaacttttaccgtttgattattcgttatactctttttcttcttcttcctcgtcaatttcttcacattcttccactgagaaacctttttttagactaccacacaacttgttaacccatcaaattccaagaacaaaatcatttcttttctcataaaatttttgaaattcatgattaccagcatgGTCAACACAtacacccaattattgacaattttatccatatacttatttggttttagatccatgcgtttagaaacttctcaaaccaaaatctttacttggtttataatattttaaaaacataataaaatatactaataattatttatttaatatgaatcatatgatatatagaaatataagtacactataagaacatattaattataaataaataatatcaattatattatatcatcaaataatattaaccatatcatattatcaaataactgtaaccgtatataacagtaaccgcttgaaccgtaaccgtattcAAACGTAACCGTCTAACCGTTTGTTAAACAGTTCtagttaaggttacaaaaatttctaaccataactgatggttaataaaccttaaccgtgacaaccatAACCCTGGTCATGTCTATgcatagctaataaaacatgtgtgtttgtcgtacatctttcttctttaaacttcaaaatttgactcaaacatcaaattaaggtcttgcaacgtcaatccttcttccttagacccaaaaataaaaaattaatgaaagaatatcaactcatctataaaatcatacacaaaaatatgttttgcagctcataagaaataaaaagcacaaatgtagataaataagataatttagaatatcaactcatctacaaaatcatacacaaaaatatgttttacagctcataagaaataaaaagcacaaatgtagataaataagataatttatattttgcttcaatatttataatatttttaacttttaaaaggtttcgaaatataaaatttgaaccttttaaaaattttcaatatttataatatttttaacttttaaaaggtttcgaaatataaaatttgaaccttttaaaaattttcaatatttataatatttaaacttttaaattttttaagtattataatttatttttttgaaactgtttaaagttttagtttgatcaaataaaaaaccatatcaaaccaaataaaatttttaaacgtggacgtctgataaatcaagctttcctgctcattcgttgttggaagcatattaatcttatttatactggttctgaaccattgtctaaaaactttatagccgatgtgggatattgtgcatagttctttgatttccataaatttaaaattttcctttttctaaaaaattatgtaaatttaaaaaatgttaatgaatgacatgtcaaatcatgataggttgtttaaaataatttttaatatagaaaattctggaaattgtataaaatgttaataagtgatatgtcaaatttctattggttgtttaaaatcctatgttgaCGGTCTTaagagcttatagctcctactttttattagcaTAGATTTTATCGATTTTGTTTGTAACAGTCTAACCAATTTGATTTCGAAAGTTTCCTTACATTAGCAttagttgatatatatatatatatgcgtaaTGAAAAGAACTCTtaccatatatattatttgaccAATCGATTTTGTTCCCATATATTGGTTATGGTTTATTTGTGCAAAATTTTTAGGGGttaagtttgtaaataaaattttaaattaatataactaaaagGATATAATCCACAAGAACATAAACTCTAATGTGCATAAGTCCACTAATAAAACATCAGGCAAATTCATAGCAATCACAACCTTGATCCAGTAAGAAGATTTGATGGTCCATTGCACCATATGTATGTCCAAACTTGGTGACATCTCCATTGGCTTTTAGAGATTGAGCAATGGAgtcctacaaaaacaaaaacaaaaaaagcaaaataataaGGTCGGGAATCGAGCAACTTGCAAGTTATAAAAGAGATACAGTTGTTAATACGCATAGtttttaaatgttaatattGATAATCGTATATATTGATGTATAATGCTCCATATAAGATATGTACAGTATAATAAGATATTCCACACTTAAGGAAACCAAAAGAATCTCAGAAATGTTtatgaaggaaataaaaaattcatagaCCCCCTCTATATAATACCATCATATATTGATTTTTCCAAACGCTTCTTCAACACCCAAAAAACCTCCccaatcttattttttttcttacagttcCTCAAGAACAATAACAAAGATCTTTGATCTAGATTGATGGAATCATCTTCCAATCACATGGTAAGCGTTCACTCATAAGAGATTTGTAAAGttagtgtatatattttatgattttaaagtgTGTATGACTCTTATGTGTTTAAGCGCAGGCATGTCTCTTGAAGATAGAGTCTCCTATGCCCGGATGGAAGAAATCCTTGGAAAACTTACTCAAGACCATTAATGGTTTCATAATCTATATCACCTTTCTCCTTtaattaacttgtttttttttcattcattttttactttatcttcactttttttcttttcctgatATCATAATCTATACATGATTTAAATTATGTGTATCATCATTTGCACttaccaaaactttttttttatataattttgtgtgtgtgtgtatgtatcaTCTGCCAAAGTCAACAATAGCCATCGAAGTAACCTTTCATATCTATAGCTAATATTGTACTTTTTGCTTAGTTCAGAAAATGACTGCCTGCTCTGACATGTtcaatttctttgttatattattGAACCAATCGATATTGTAACCACTTTGTTAATATTGGACTCTTTTATATAACTATACTTCCACAAATTGCTTAAcgaatatattttcataattttactctgtttttttttttttacagatgtGAGTTTCATCATTGACAAGCGAAGCAAAACGGTATATGTATATGGGAAAATCGACCCACAGATAATACTTGAAAAGATTACAAAAACAGGCAAAAAAGCTGTTATAATATGGAGCAACGGTGGAACGAATAAGCAGCCGGAAATTCGAAAAGACCTTTTGATGGAACAATCTACGTCCGGTTACATGAATGCTCCTAACAGTTTCTCAAATTACCCTCCGCCTAATTATTATTGTATGGAATCAACCGCAATCATACATGGATGCTCTTCCACCACCATATGTACAACAGTTCCATCCACAACCACCAGCACCACCACCACACAAGCCCAAACAGAATGAGCCAGTGGCTAAGAGTTTTCCGCCTACACCACCACCGCCGAAGAACTTTGTTATGGGAGATTTGCAACTAGGATGCAAGATCATGTAAAAagttctatattattattagtattagaTAGAGGCTTAGTTAGACGATGTGTTCTTTATGAATCTACGAAACCCATTTTCTTGAACTGCTTTATTTTGTGATCTTTATGAATCTACAAATATTTGTGAAGTAGGAATATATGTTCGAAAAACCacaaaagttaaattaaataacaagcaaaacaaatccACTCAATTGAAAAAGCACGTACAAACTGATGTTTTTATGAAGAAGATAACTTCGATAATTACTTTGAGTTTTAAGTTAATCCCACTGCATACAAGTTTCTCGCTAATCACAATATAATAACCTGCATGCATCTAAGACATATATCATCTCTTCACAAATGGTAATCAATAATATACTTACTTCTTGTCGAAAATTATGCGTTTTAACTTCAATTAATACCACACGTAcaaacatctatatatactttAGATGTGACAAGcaactttgtttattgattggtAATTATTCGTACCCCGttgaaccaaacccaaaaaaagacaTAACATGAACTATTTTAATATGAAGAGTTGATTTTCGATTATATAGCAATTGCAGCCGCTGAAGCAGCTATTGGATtagctatataaaaaaaaacaaagaatttaattttgaaaaaaaaaaacaggaaaagtTGAgagatcattaaaaaaaaattgagtatttttaataataatgctTGTATCTTTATTGTATATCAcactttttttgaatttgaataaattaaaatttccaaatGGATAATCATATAAAGTCGAATGTGATATATACATCCATTGCCTAGGACATGAACCTCACAGTACGAGACAGTTTGGGGACAGAACCgtgatttttatttacttaaagGATCTTTATATGTTAAACTGGGTTTTTTAAGATTCTCCTAAAGTAACACGTAAAGACTCTTGAGATCCCCAACacacactaaaaacaaaaaaaaacctcgtTAAACAGTCAGCAgcgaaatccaaaaaaaaaaaaacttgaatcgGTACTGAATTAGGTATCGGGATGAGTTCGTTGCAGTTAATGATTTGTTGGATCTCGTTTCTAACGTTATCAATCTCACTCTCTGCTTCTTCGGATGATCAATTCACCGTCGACGGAACAGTACTAGAACTCACCGATTCCAATTTCGACTCGGCGATTTCAACTTTCGATTGCATCTTTGTTGATTTCTATGCTCCTTGGTGTGGTCACTGCAAGCGTCTTAACCCTCAGGTCCTCTGCTTTAGTACTACGATTGCTTAGTCGAATTCTTAGGTTTAAGATTGGTTTAACctttgaattttagttttatagatCCAATTTTTTAGTTGTGTAGCTTTTTTGGATTGAATCTAGAAAACATTGCGGTTTTGTTCAATTATTGATGGCTTCAGTTTTTGTTGCTTACTTATGTTCTGTGTTTGCAGTTAGATGCAGCTGCTCCTATTCTTGCTAAACTGAAGAAGCCTATCATCATTGCCAAGCTTAATGCCGATAAGTACTCCCGTCTCGCTCGGAAGCTTGAGATCGAGTATGtgtatacttcttcttcttcatatgtgTTTTTCTGATCGAGAGTATGTGTATTCTTTCCTAACGTTCTGCAATCACTTTAGCAAATTTCTTGATTCAGGACAACAACCTCACTTTAGGGACAGAACATATGAAGTATAAGTTCATATGTTCTTTGAGTTTTGAGACTTTCCTAGTGTTCTGAAATCACTTAAGCAAATTTCTCGATCCGGGAGGctcaaaagttttgatttttcggtTCATTTTTGCTGATCTATTGCTTTACTCAGGAGTCGgcaaagtttcaatttttatgttttacctTAGGTTTGGTGAAGTGTTCTTTTGCAGATTTGGCCATGTATTCTATTCCAAGTTTTAAGTCTTATTTGGCTGATCTGCCTTTGTTTTGCGCAGTGCATTCCCGACTCTCATGCTCTATAACCATGGAGTTCCAATGGAGTACTATGGACCAAGGAAAGCAGATTTGCTCGTCCGTTACTTGAAGAAGTTTGTTGCTCCAGATGTTGCAGTTCTTGAGTCAGACTCAGCCGTCAAGGAGTTTGTTGAAGATGCTGGGACTTTCTTCCCTGTGTTTATCGGGTTTGGTTTGAATGAATCGTTGATATCAGGATTAGGTGCGAAGTATAAGAAGAAGGCATGGTTTGCTGTTGCCAAGGATGCTTCAGAAGATGTAATGGTTTCCTATGATTTCGATAAGGCTCCTGCTTTAGTTGCCAAACATCCATCGTACAATGAGCATAGCGTCTTCTATGGTCCATTTGAAGGTCAGTCTTTACTTCTTTTGGTGATCTTAAAGGAGTAACCTCATGAATCCTAGTAAACTAGTGCTGAGAACTTCATAATAGTAAATAGATTGACTGTATAATTTTCGATTGCAGATGGATTCTTGGAGGAGtttgtgaaacaaagtttcCTTCCTTTGATTCTGCCAATT from Camelina sativa cultivar DH55 chromosome 3, Cs, whole genome shotgun sequence includes:
- the LOC104777478 gene encoding protein disulfide-isomerase 5-2-like yields the protein MSSLQLMICWISFLTLSISLSASSDDQFTVDGTVLELTDSNFDSAISTFDCIFVDFYAPWCGHCKRLNPQLDAAAPILAKLKKPIIIAKLNADKYSRLARKLEIDAFPTLMLYNHGVPMEYYGPRKADLLVRYLKKFVAPDVAVLESDSAVKEFVEDAGTFFPVFIGFGLNESLISGLGAKYKKKAWFAVAKDASEDVMVSYDFDKAPALVAKHPSYNEHSVFYGPFEDGFLEEFVKQSFLPLILPINQDTLKLLKDDERKIVLTIVEDETHESLGKLTKALRAAAHANRDLVFGYVGVEQFEEFADSFHVDKKTQLPKIVVWDGDEEYDQVTGIETISQEEDHLTQVSRFLEGYREGRTEKKKFKGPSLMGFINSMIGIRSVYVIVFLVAVIMMLRSLGQVDEPAAAHERVHQTTSVPEGETSEITASDKKED